The following proteins come from a genomic window of Microbacterium lemovicicum:
- a CDS encoding AAA family ATPase, with the protein MTSGILTSVGRVIDGKPEAVRSALIALLAEGHLLIEDVPGVGKTMLARALAATVDASVRRIQFTPDLLPGDVTGVSVFDPVGREFEFKRGAIFANIVIADEINRSSPKTQSALLEAMEEQQVTVDGETHHLPEPFLVVATQNPLEMEGTYALPEAQRDRFMMRISMGYPDPRSEALMLRQRDTVNPLEALSPVVTAAEVSALIAWARAVHVAPAIEEYAVGLANATRSHPDLRLGASPRATLQLVRAAKVWAALDGREYVIPDDVTALLAPVFAHRLIPTRASGGARSRNSADTITSILERIAANVRVPLAARA; encoded by the coding sequence ATGACCTCCGGCATCCTCACCTCCGTCGGCCGCGTGATCGACGGCAAGCCCGAGGCCGTCCGCAGTGCGCTCATCGCCCTGCTCGCCGAGGGTCACCTCCTCATCGAGGACGTGCCCGGCGTCGGCAAGACGATGCTCGCCCGCGCACTGGCCGCCACCGTCGATGCGTCGGTGCGCCGCATCCAGTTCACTCCCGACCTCCTTCCGGGAGACGTCACCGGCGTGAGCGTGTTCGACCCGGTGGGCCGCGAGTTCGAGTTCAAGCGCGGCGCGATCTTCGCGAACATCGTCATCGCCGACGAGATCAACCGCTCCTCCCCCAAGACCCAGTCCGCTCTCCTGGAGGCGATGGAGGAGCAGCAGGTCACGGTCGACGGCGAGACGCATCACCTCCCCGAGCCGTTCCTCGTCGTCGCCACGCAGAACCCGCTGGAAATGGAGGGCACCTACGCGCTCCCGGAGGCCCAGCGCGACCGCTTCATGATGCGCATCTCGATGGGCTACCCCGACCCGCGGTCGGAGGCCCTGATGCTCCGGCAGCGCGACACGGTGAATCCTCTCGAGGCCCTCTCCCCCGTCGTCACGGCAGCAGAGGTGTCGGCTCTCATCGCGTGGGCGCGAGCCGTGCACGTCGCCCCGGCGATCGAGGAGTACGCCGTCGGCCTGGCCAACGCGACCCGGTCGCACCCCGATCTGCGGCTGGGCGCCAGCCCGCGCGCCACGCTCCAGCTCGTGCGCGCCGCCAAGGTGTGGGCGGCGCTCGACGGTCGCGAATACGTCATCCCCGACGACGTCACCGCGCTGCTCGCCCCCGTCTTCGCGCACCGCCTGATCCCCACCCGGGCCTCCGGCGGCGCCCGTTCGCGCAACAGCGCCGACACCATCACGTCGATCCTCGAGCGCATCGCGGCGAACGTGCGCGTGCCGCTGGCCGCGCGCGCCTGA